A genomic window from Companilactobacillus alimentarius DSM 20249 includes:
- a CDS encoding UDP-N-acetylmuramoyl-L-alanyl-D-glutamate--2,6-diaminopimelate ligase encodes MSLKVSKAIEILKKDDLLVSDSVSDENLEVTSISYDSRKDQTNGIFFCKGNQFKAEYLDQAIKNGAKIYVSEKEYSQDIDRIIVKDASKALALLSSEFYGNPQNDLYIVAFTGTKGKTTTSYFTYDILNSAYPKKVALFSTVDRIVGPKPSDEFKSDLTTPESLELFHDMRTAVDNGMKYLVMEVSSQAYKKNRVYGLKFNIGGFLNITPDHIGPNEHPTYADYLNCKKQLMVNSKINIINRQTNDYDTVYAAAKQTSPDKDIYRFAKNEVGDTDFSIRNKESNLNDSVFTYTAESDKAEDLQDHGEYTYELGLVGDFNELNAGAAITAAKIMGIDNSVIADSLKKAFVPGRMEHINTKNHGTIFVDYAHNYASMNALLSFLKREYPDSKIKVVVGSPGDKGVDRRSGFAKVLTELADSAILTTDDPGFEDPAKICKEIDDQIDHEKVEVKTVLDRQEAIREMIESSNNDDIVVLAAKGNDAYQKTKGIDVPYPSDPVVAKKILKDIEG; translated from the coding sequence ATGAGTTTGAAAGTAAGTAAAGCTATTGAGATTCTGAAAAAAGATGACTTGCTGGTTTCTGATTCAGTAAGCGATGAAAATCTCGAAGTAACAAGTATTAGTTACGATTCTAGAAAAGACCAAACTAATGGAATTTTCTTCTGCAAAGGAAATCAATTCAAAGCAGAATATTTAGACCAAGCAATTAAAAATGGTGCCAAGATTTATGTTTCTGAAAAAGAATACAGTCAAGATATTGACCGCATAATCGTTAAGGATGCTTCTAAGGCTTTGGCTCTATTGAGTTCGGAGTTTTATGGCAATCCTCAAAATGATTTGTATATCGTGGCCTTCACAGGCACAAAGGGTAAGACAACAACGTCATACTTCACATATGACATTTTAAACAGTGCTTATCCTAAGAAAGTCGCTTTGTTCTCAACTGTCGATCGAATCGTAGGACCAAAACCAAGTGATGAGTTCAAATCAGACCTAACTACACCAGAGTCATTGGAATTGTTCCATGATATGAGAACAGCGGTTGATAATGGCATGAAGTATTTGGTTATGGAAGTGTCATCCCAAGCATATAAGAAGAATCGGGTCTACGGTTTGAAGTTCAATATTGGTGGATTCTTGAATATTACACCAGATCATATTGGACCAAATGAACATCCAACTTATGCTGACTATTTGAATTGCAAGAAGCAATTGATGGTTAACTCAAAGATTAATATCATTAATCGTCAAACTAATGATTATGATACGGTTTATGCTGCTGCAAAGCAGACGAGTCCAGATAAAGATATTTATCGTTTTGCCAAAAACGAAGTTGGAGATACTGATTTCAGTATTCGTAACAAAGAATCTAATCTGAATGATTCTGTCTTTACTTATACAGCCGAAAGCGACAAAGCCGAAGACTTGCAAGATCATGGTGAATACACTTATGAATTGGGGTTAGTCGGTGATTTCAATGAATTAAACGCTGGAGCAGCTATTACCGCTGCTAAAATTATGGGAATCGATAACTCGGTGATTGCTGATAGCCTAAAAAAAGCATTCGTCCCGGGGAGAATGGAGCACATTAATACCAAGAACCACGGGACAATCTTCGTAGATTACGCCCACAACTACGCTAGTATGAACGCTTTGTTGAGTTTCTTGAAACGTGAGTATCCAGATTCAAAAATTAAAGTTGTAGTTGGAAGCCCTGGAGATAAAGGGGTCGACAGACGTAGTGGCTTTGCTAAAGTCTTAACAGAATTAGCAGATTCAGCTATTTTGACAACTGATGATCCTGGATTTGAAGATCCAGCTAAAATTTGTAAGGAAATTGATGACCAAATCGATCATGAAAAAGTGGAAGTGAAGACAGTTCTCGACCGTCAAGAAGCTATTCGTGAAATGATTGAATCAAGTAACAATGATGATATAGTCGTCCTTGCTGCAAAGGGAAACGATGCTTATCAGAAGACGAAAGGCATTGATGTACCCTATCCGAGCGACCCCGTTGTTGCTAAGAAAATTTTAAAGGATATTGAAGGTTAG
- a CDS encoding response regulator transcription factor → MKILVVDDDKEIVELLSIYIKNEGYEPVTANSGQEALDQLAAHSDIALMVLDIMMPGIDGIEVVKRVRKNSQIPIIIVSAKTTDMDKIQGLITGADDYVTKPFNPLEIMARIRSLLRRSTQQTSKNVPDKLEVGPITIYKDSHEVVTDSNQKVQLTALEFGVLYLLASHPNRVFSADEIFERVWKQESVVSAKTVMVHVSHLRDKLEEATNGEKVIETVWGVGYKVEV, encoded by the coding sequence ATGAAAATCTTAGTGGTTGATGACGATAAAGAGATTGTAGAACTACTTAGCATTTATATAAAAAATGAAGGTTATGAACCCGTTACAGCTAACTCTGGTCAAGAAGCATTAGACCAATTAGCGGCTCATAGCGATATAGCGCTAATGGTTCTTGATATCATGATGCCTGGTATAGATGGGATTGAGGTTGTTAAACGGGTCCGTAAAAATTCGCAGATACCAATTATTATTGTATCGGCTAAAACAACTGATATGGATAAAATTCAAGGTTTAATCACTGGTGCGGACGATTATGTAACAAAGCCTTTTAATCCTTTGGAAATTATGGCACGGATCCGTTCACTATTACGTCGTAGCACGCAACAGACGTCTAAAAATGTTCCTGATAAATTGGAAGTAGGTCCAATTACTATTTATAAAGATTCTCACGAAGTAGTGACGGATTCCAATCAAAAAGTGCAGTTGACGGCGTTAGAATTTGGAGTGCTCTATTTACTAGCTAGTCATCCTAATCGCGTTTTCTCTGCAGACGAAATTTTTGAACGTGTTTGGAAACAAGAGAGTGTCGTCTCCGCTAAAACAGTTATGGTTCACGTTAGTCATTTACGCGATAAATTAGAAGAAGCTACCAACGGCGAAAAGGTTATAGAAACTGTTTGGGGCGTTGGGTATAAAGTGGAGGTCTGA
- a CDS encoding D-alanyl-D-alanine carboxypeptidase family protein, protein MKNFWKKLTLIMSLVILTLPLFTSTVQADSNSTFDLSANAGMAFDENTGQIIYSKNADKKVAIGSITKIVTLYLVTKALKEKQFTQQDTLAPTQEQADMTEDSELTNVRLDTDKSYTVEELYKAAWIVSSNSAAMMLADKVSGSQKKFVKLMRKTLKDWGIKDAEIYNVSGLNNSDLKPDMYLGAKDGENKLSTNDIGVIVKHVLDQFPEILKTTSIAKFEFPYENETKTYDSLNLLLKGNRDYQAGYEFDGLKTGTTNQAGESFVGTLPMNGTRIVTIVMGASGEKSDVDKRFRSAQKLAQDVKDNYEHKETLKKGQKIKIHKKEYKINQPVYVWVPKNSNVENLSYNESSNDLGFTATHKKQTVKLIAANTASGYLPFKKADVKKVIHKKTSQKSWWDPIVDFFNNLIKRLF, encoded by the coding sequence ATGAAAAATTTCTGGAAGAAATTAACTCTGATAATGTCGTTAGTTATTTTGACATTGCCACTGTTTACTTCGACTGTTCAAGCTGATTCGAATTCCACTTTTGATTTAAGTGCGAATGCGGGAATGGCTTTTGATGAAAATACTGGACAAATTATTTACAGTAAGAATGCTGATAAAAAAGTTGCCATAGGTTCCATAACTAAAATTGTGACGTTGTATTTAGTAACAAAAGCTCTTAAGGAGAAGCAATTTACGCAACAAGATACACTGGCTCCTACCCAAGAACAAGCTGATATGACCGAAGATAGTGAATTGACCAATGTTCGCTTGGATACGGACAAATCGTATACCGTCGAGGAACTTTATAAAGCTGCTTGGATTGTCTCGTCGAATTCGGCGGCAATGATGTTGGCTGATAAAGTATCTGGGAGTCAAAAAAAGTTTGTTAAATTGATGCGAAAGACTTTAAAAGATTGGGGAATTAAGGACGCTGAAATTTATAATGTTTCAGGATTGAATAATTCCGATCTTAAACCCGATATGTACTTAGGCGCTAAAGATGGTGAAAATAAGCTTTCGACTAATGATATTGGTGTGATCGTCAAGCATGTTCTGGACCAATTCCCAGAAATCTTGAAGACGACTTCAATTGCTAAGTTTGAGTTCCCTTATGAAAATGAAACTAAGACTTATGACTCATTGAATCTCTTGTTAAAAGGAAATCGTGACTATCAAGCTGGATATGAATTTGATGGTTTGAAGACGGGAACGACTAATCAAGCTGGAGAATCCTTTGTTGGTACGTTGCCGATGAATGGTACTAGGATCGTGACTATTGTCATGGGAGCTAGTGGTGAGAAGAGTGATGTGGATAAGCGATTCAGAAGTGCACAAAAATTGGCTCAAGATGTGAAAGATAATTATGAACATAAAGAGACATTGAAAAAGGGCCAGAAGATAAAAATTCATAAAAAAGAATATAAAATAAATCAGCCAGTTTATGTTTGGGTACCAAAAAATTCTAATGTTGAAAATTTAAGCTATAATGAAAGTAGTAACGACTTAGGTTTTACTGCGACCCACAAAAAGCAAACGGTGAAATTAATTGCTGCTAATACTGCTAGTGGATATCTTCCGTTCAAAAAGGCAGATGTTAAAAAAGTAATACACAAGAAGACTAGCCAGAAGTCTTGGTGGGATCCAATCGTTGATTTTTTTAATAATCTAATTAAACGTCTATTTTAG
- a CDS encoding DUF951 domain-containing protein, which translates to MFKLGDIIVMKKPHACGENRWEVIRMGADIKVKCLGCGHIVMIPRAEFNKKFKKVLTQADQVKTENEQHYLKKDQLMPPNFIKRNEE; encoded by the coding sequence ATGTTTAAACTTGGAGATATTATCGTAATGAAAAAACCTCATGCTTGTGGGGAAAACCGCTGGGAAGTTATCCGAATGGGTGCGGATATTAAGGTTAAATGCTTAGGATGTGGACATATTGTAATGATTCCACGGGCTGAATTTAATAAAAAATTCAAGAAAGTCTTAACTCAAGCTGACCAGGTAAAAACGGAAAACGAGCAGCATTATTTGAAAAAAGATCAATTAATGCCACCTAATTTTATTAAAAGAAACGAGGAATAA
- a CDS encoding DUF1129 family protein yields MSEDLREKNKKAAEKQKVASVKNEKKEETTSQIYSADTDELHKKLSNKNSEYIFRLNKRLLEDGFKEEETKEVIDGLLPEIIDNQIKGIPANQLYGPVTQKAQAIAHPVKKAKKTPFWGLWIDTGLLFFALFGLLYGVVALTSKKTDPNNQTGILTLVVLSAMWGALLTWFNNQMRLPKSERPGWGKTIGYLALGLIAMFFFLGAMAFVPATINPTLNAVGYFIAAVVAYGLRFAFRKYMGIKERTFF; encoded by the coding sequence ATGTCAGAGGATTTAAGAGAAAAGAATAAAAAGGCTGCTGAAAAGCAAAAAGTTGCTTCAGTTAAGAATGAGAAAAAAGAAGAAACAACAAGTCAGATTTACAGTGCAGATACTGATGAATTGCATAAGAAACTAAGTAATAAAAATTCTGAATACATTTTCAGACTCAATAAGCGTTTGCTCGAAGATGGTTTCAAAGAAGAAGAAACCAAAGAAGTCATCGATGGCTTGCTTCCTGAAATTATTGATAATCAGATTAAGGGAATTCCAGCTAATCAGCTTTATGGTCCCGTTACCCAAAAGGCTCAAGCTATTGCTCATCCAGTTAAGAAAGCCAAGAAAACACCATTCTGGGGCTTGTGGATCGATACTGGCTTGTTATTCTTTGCTTTGTTTGGTTTGTTATACGGAGTCGTTGCTTTAACAAGCAAGAAGACTGATCCTAACAATCAAACCGGAATCTTGACGTTGGTAGTATTGTCAGCTATGTGGGGTGCACTATTGACATGGTTCAACAATCAAATGCGCTTGCCAAAATCTGAAAGACCAGGTTGGGGTAAGACTATTGGATACTTGGCTCTAGGATTAATCGCAATGTTCTTCTTCCTAGGTGCTATGGCATTTGTACCAGCAACAATTAATCCAACTCTAAATGCAGTAGGTTACTTTATTGCAGCAGTTGTCGCATACGGATTGAGATTTGCTTTCCGTAAGTATATGGGAATTAAGGAAAGAACTTTCTTTTAA
- a CDS encoding ArsR/SmtB family transcription factor has product MNKIADEYKNNLYSELSKVGKSLSSDRRLEILDLLSQSEKTVESLSKESGMTIANTSRHLKNLREANLVKYKKQGNYVIYQLASPQVEQLFYLLRDVGENQLSEMKQLQNQFNLEQKVQTLDLSAALKLLARDDVQLLDVRPKDEFDAGHINGAINIPVDELKKELQQLDVNKDIIVYCRGHLCALTNQAAHLLNENGHHAYSLNESYYDWREFVSEQAN; this is encoded by the coding sequence ATGAACAAAATAGCTGATGAATACAAAAATAATCTCTACAGTGAATTGTCAAAAGTCGGTAAAAGTTTATCCAGTGATCGCCGCTTAGAAATATTAGATTTACTCTCCCAAAGTGAAAAAACGGTGGAGTCTCTTTCAAAAGAATCAGGAATGACCATTGCCAATACTTCCAGACATTTAAAAAATCTACGTGAAGCTAATTTGGTTAAGTATAAAAAGCAAGGCAATTACGTAATTTATCAATTAGCCTCCCCACAGGTTGAACAACTATTTTATTTGTTACGGGATGTTGGTGAAAATCAACTATCGGAGATGAAACAACTCCAGAATCAGTTTAACCTCGAACAAAAAGTTCAAACACTTGATTTATCAGCAGCACTCAAATTGCTTGCCAGAGATGATGTTCAGCTATTAGACGTTCGACCAAAAGATGAATTCGACGCGGGTCATATCAATGGTGCCATCAATATTCCAGTAGACGAATTGAAAAAAGAACTGCAACAGCTAGATGTCAACAAGGACATTATCGTCTATTGTCGAGGTCATCTCTGTGCCTTAACGAATCAAGCAGCACACCTATTAAATGAGAATGGCCATCACGCATATAGTTTAAACGAAAGCTATTATGATTGGCGTGAATTTGTCAGTGAGCAAGCAAATTGA
- a CDS encoding helix-turn-helix domain-containing protein: protein MELGTSINNLLKKELKNPEFKREYEAENGKLESAYAVYKAREEMGWTQAKLAKRADVPRSTVSSIESGNNTTIETLNKLAFAMGKKLSINIK from the coding sequence ATGGAATTAGGAACTTCTATTAACAACCTTCTAAAAAAAGAACTCAAAAACCCTGAATTCAAACGTGAATATGAAGCTGAAAATGGAAAATTAGAGAGTGCTTATGCAGTATATAAGGCTCGTGAAGAAATGGGATGGACACAGGCAAAACTAGCCAAACGAGCTGATGTTCCTCGCTCTACAGTTTCCAGCATTGAATCAGGAAATAATACAACTATCGAAACTTTAAATAAATTAGCTTTCGCTATGGGCAAAAAATTAAGTATCAATATCAAGTAA
- the ychF gene encoding redox-regulated ATPase YchF: MALTAGIVGLPNVGKSTLFNAITKAGAEMANYPFATIDPNVGMVEVPDARLSRIDSLIPAKKLIHTTFEFTDIAGIVKGASKGEGLGNKFLENIRQVDAIVHVVRAFDDDDITSVTGKVDPLDDIETINLELSIADLDSVNKRYTRVEKAAKSAKDKEAQAEFAVLEKIKPVLEKGGAVRSIDFDEDEQKIVKGLFLLTSKPVLYVANIAEDDMADPEASKYYKVVEDYAKKENAQVIGVSAKTEEEIAELDDDERKEFLEAEGVSESGLDKLIKASYKLLGLRTFFTAGGKETRAWTFHEGMKAPQVAGIIHSDFERGFIRAEVMAFSDLDELGSEKAVKEAGKLRVEGKDYEVQDGDIIEFRFNV, encoded by the coding sequence ATGGCTTTAACTGCCGGAATTGTCGGACTACCAAATGTTGGTAAGTCAACTTTATTTAATGCTATTACAAAGGCTGGTGCCGAAATGGCTAACTATCCTTTTGCTACGATCGACCCTAACGTGGGAATGGTGGAGGTTCCAGATGCACGTTTATCTAGAATCGACTCTTTAATTCCCGCTAAAAAATTGATCCATACAACTTTTGAATTCACTGATATTGCAGGTATCGTTAAGGGTGCCAGCAAAGGTGAAGGACTTGGTAACAAGTTCTTGGAAAATATTAGACAAGTTGATGCAATTGTTCATGTTGTCCGTGCTTTTGATGATGACGACATCACTAGTGTTACAGGAAAAGTTGATCCATTAGATGATATTGAGACAATTAACTTGGAATTGAGCATTGCCGATTTAGACAGTGTCAACAAGCGCTACACAAGAGTTGAAAAGGCTGCTAAGAGTGCTAAAGATAAAGAAGCTCAAGCAGAATTTGCTGTGCTCGAAAAGATCAAGCCAGTTCTTGAAAAAGGTGGAGCAGTAAGATCAATTGATTTTGATGAAGATGAGCAAAAGATTGTTAAAGGATTATTCCTTTTGACATCTAAACCTGTTTTGTACGTTGCTAACATTGCTGAAGACGATATGGCTGATCCTGAAGCTTCTAAGTATTATAAAGTAGTTGAAGATTATGCTAAGAAAGAAAATGCTCAAGTTATCGGAGTTTCAGCAAAGACTGAAGAAGAGATTGCTGAATTAGATGATGATGAAAGAAAAGAATTCCTTGAAGCCGAAGGTGTCAGTGAATCAGGACTTGATAAACTTATCAAAGCTAGTTATAAGTTGTTAGGTTTGAGAACCTTCTTCACTGCTGGTGGTAAGGAAACTCGTGCATGGACATTCCATGAAGGGATGAAAGCACCACAAGTTGCCGGAATCATCCATTCCGACTTTGAACGTGGTTTCATTCGTGCCGAAGTAATGGCCTTTAGCGACCTAGATGAATTAGGTAGCGAGAAAGCTGTTAAAGAAGCCGGTAAATTACGTGTCGAAGGTAAAGATTACGAAGTACAAGACGGCGATATCATCGAATTCAGATTCAATGTCTAA
- a CDS encoding DsbA family oxidoreductase — protein sequence MEIKYWSDIACPFCYIGSTRMKKALKELNLYDETPLEFKSFQLDPTLPTKTDKTMLENFSSGHGMTTEQATAQIEQISKMGATDGLKVDLLNAVPTNTLDAHRLIKLTDSLGNRDLTERVIDAFYQVYFSNGESIADHAVLKKAATAAGLDAKKIDEVLNSKQFEREVCSDEIEAQKLGIQGAPFFVIDNKYGISGAQPYETFVQALQQVQAKEG from the coding sequence ATGGAAATCAAATACTGGTCAGATATTGCTTGTCCATTTTGCTATATCGGCTCAACAAGAATGAAAAAGGCTTTAAAGGAATTAAACCTATATGATGAAACACCTTTAGAATTTAAATCATTTCAACTAGATCCAACATTACCAACAAAAACAGATAAGACAATGCTTGAAAACTTCTCATCCGGACACGGAATGACAACTGAACAAGCAACCGCTCAAATCGAACAGATTTCAAAGATGGGAGCAACTGATGGATTAAAAGTTGATTTACTAAACGCCGTTCCAACCAATACACTTGACGCCCACCGTTTAATCAAATTGACAGATTCATTGGGTAATCGGGATCTAACTGAAAGAGTTATTGATGCTTTTTACCAAGTTTACTTCAGCAATGGTGAATCAATTGCCGATCACGCCGTCTTGAAAAAGGCTGCTACCGCAGCTGGTTTGGATGCCAAAAAAATCGACGAAGTCCTCAACAGCAAGCAATTCGAGCGTGAAGTTTGCAGTGATGAAATAGAGGCCCAAAAGTTGGGAATCCAAGGGGCCCCATTCTTTGTTATTGACAACAAATACGGAATTTCCGGAGCTCAACCATACGAAACCTTTGTTCAAGCTCTACAACAAGTACAAGCTAAGGAGGGATAA
- a CDS encoding sensor histidine kinase — protein MKKRIKLNTREKGVLLFEGIGAFLLFQIMNVFLISMIGKSDFIQNFQTNWHNLLADNLWKVMVVLVLQLILSYFWVITQYHRLELRQIKRILQQSATANLPKPIKVKVDHNLQDIIDSFNLLIDNMNRRSKEQEKSEKSKDELISNVSHDIRTPLTSVIGYLGLIESKNYNDLGQILKYTHIAYKKSLEMQNLVNSLFEFANVQHATSRLNMTKFDMAQMLDQLSADFELEANKRGMEIIVNSDPDKIMMQGDTEKLGRVFNNLIMNAFKYGKGATHIWLTAEQKEKEVVVTVANNGQSIPKDSLDHVFDRFYRVEDSRSKKTGGTGLGLAIAQSMVKLHGGTIAVTSDKDRTSFISHFPIV, from the coding sequence TTGAAAAAGAGGATCAAACTGAATACAAGAGAAAAAGGTGTCCTCCTTTTTGAAGGAATAGGCGCCTTTCTTTTATTTCAGATTATGAATGTTTTTTTGATAAGTATGATTGGTAAGAGTGATTTCATCCAGAATTTTCAAACGAATTGGCATAATCTGCTTGCCGATAATCTTTGGAAAGTAATGGTTGTATTAGTCCTTCAGTTAATTTTGTCCTATTTTTGGGTAATAACACAGTATCATCGTCTAGAATTACGCCAAATTAAGCGAATTTTACAACAGAGCGCAACAGCTAATTTGCCTAAGCCAATTAAAGTAAAAGTCGATCATAACTTACAAGACATTATCGATAGTTTCAATCTTTTAATAGATAATATGAACCGTCGTTCTAAGGAACAGGAAAAATCTGAGAAGAGTAAAGATGAATTAATAAGCAATGTCAGTCATGATATAAGGACGCCTTTGACCTCCGTTATCGGCTATTTAGGCTTGATTGAAAGCAAAAATTATAATGATTTAGGACAAATTTTGAAATATACCCATATTGCGTACAAGAAATCATTGGAAATGCAAAATTTGGTTAACTCTCTTTTTGAATTTGCGAATGTTCAACACGCAACTAGTCGTTTGAATATGACTAAATTTGATATGGCACAGATGCTGGATCAATTGTCGGCTGATTTTGAGTTGGAAGCTAATAAGCGCGGTATGGAAATTATTGTTAATTCTGATCCTGACAAGATTATGATGCAAGGCGATACAGAGAAATTGGGGCGTGTCTTCAATAACCTGATCATGAATGCTTTCAAATATGGCAAGGGTGCTACGCATATCTGGTTGACCGCGGAACAAAAAGAAAAAGAGGTCGTTGTAACGGTAGCTAATAATGGGCAATCTATTCCTAAAGACTCGCTGGATCACGTGTTTGACCGCTTCTATCGGGTTGAAGATTCACGTTCTAAGAAGACTGGTGGAACTGGTTTAGGATTGGCAATTGCTCAAAGCATGGTGAAACTTCACGGTGGTACAATAGCAGTTACTTCTGATAAAGATAGGACATCATTTATAAGTCATTTTCCTATCGTTTAA
- a CDS encoding LytR/AlgR family response regulator transcription factor — translation MTIPVFLCDDNVTLLSYYKRIIENSIIINDYDMELIMSTTDPADILLYLKKKQITNSLFFLDIDLRYKTDGIEVAQTIRNKNEFAQIVFITSHQELALESIKHQVAPLDFIVKGDDDEKKQIELILKKNHQLTFNDQSSNVRRHLVFKLGSREIRVDINSVYFLETSTTPHKIVLYGKNMMYEFYGKMNEIEHEYPELIRVHKSFLINPIQINSVDFRNRIICFPEEYSCTFPLVKMKLVKSLI, via the coding sequence ATGACAATACCAGTATTTTTATGCGATGATAACGTGACTTTATTATCATATTATAAAAGAATTATTGAAAATTCTATCATAATCAATGATTACGATATGGAATTGATTATGTCAACGACGGATCCTGCTGATATCCTCCTATATTTGAAAAAAAAGCAAATAACGAATAGTCTATTTTTTTTAGATATTGATTTGAGATATAAAACGGACGGTATTGAAGTAGCACAGACCATTCGGAACAAAAATGAATTTGCACAGATAGTGTTTATTACTTCTCATCAAGAACTTGCTTTGGAATCTATAAAACATCAAGTGGCACCTCTCGATTTTATTGTAAAGGGTGATGATGATGAAAAAAAACAAATAGAGTTGATTTTAAAAAAGAATCATCAATTGACATTTAATGATCAAAGTTCTAACGTTCGTCGTCATTTAGTATTTAAATTAGGTTCTAGGGAAATAAGAGTCGATATTAATTCTGTATATTTCTTAGAAACTTCCACAACTCCGCATAAGATAGTTTTATATGGAAAAAATATGATGTATGAATTTTACGGAAAGATGAATGAGATAGAGCATGAATATCCAGAACTAATCAGAGTACATAAATCTTTTTTGATCAATCCTATTCAAATAAATAGTGTGGATTTTAGGAATAGAATTATATGTTTCCCAGAAGAATATTCTTGTACTTTCCCTCTAGTAAAGATGAAATTGGTGAAATCATTAATCTGA
- a CDS encoding GHKL domain-containing protein gives MIILDAYSYFTKEFFCIVLLLISISIFTKIHNKYIYFLFIIGSFPLTLIAVKDSLLLGISVTILFVVSRLKAWLMSRRKMLNEIFALELSLFIYMVVPFVTSMIIKEFFNLKLNVVSNDKLILPTYLIIAAIIFVISILICQSVFNNSNLNFEQTTICVLQFGIFLGLVYTFIEIMQILKILGTVRIMTMSFLIVQFVFSIYTSYIFLKRNKEKNKILDLKKQMGMLNKYTSEVESNYQDLRKIRHDYKNMLLGMKINSNLNKSNNEYLSKLIEYTNKLNDKSVMRFNDIRQIRIPPLKSLIIAKLSEAEKKDINIKFECLYPINEININEIDLVRTVGILADNAIEASSESDEKIFNCFILSNNSGIEIIMENSFLGKLPSFKDINQYGYSSKGSNRGMGLSNVKEIEKHNHNMELINYSENGLFKSSIIIKEG, from the coding sequence ATGATTATTTTAGATGCTTATTCGTATTTTACAAAGGAATTCTTTTGCATAGTACTTTTACTTATATCAATAAGTATTTTTACTAAAATACATAATAAGTATATCTATTTTTTATTCATAATTGGAAGTTTTCCTTTAACGCTGATAGCTGTTAAAGACTCATTGTTATTAGGAATTTCTGTAACTATTTTATTTGTTGTTAGTAGATTAAAAGCATGGCTCATGAGTAGAAGAAAAATGTTAAATGAGATATTTGCATTAGAATTATCACTTTTTATATATATGGTCGTTCCATTCGTGACTTCAATGATAATTAAAGAGTTTTTTAACCTTAAACTGAACGTCGTTAGTAATGATAAATTAATTCTTCCCACATATCTAATTATTGCAGCCATCATTTTTGTGATTTCTATTCTTATTTGCCAATCAGTATTTAATAATAGTAATTTGAATTTTGAGCAAACTACTATATGTGTTCTTCAATTTGGAATATTTTTAGGTTTAGTTTATACGTTTATAGAAATTATGCAGATTTTAAAAATCTTAGGAACTGTAAGAATTATGACAATGTCTTTTCTGATTGTTCAGTTTGTGTTTTCAATATATACATCATATATATTTTTAAAAAGAAATAAGGAAAAAAACAAAATTTTAGATTTGAAGAAGCAAATGGGAATGCTAAATAAATATACATCAGAAGTAGAAAGCAATTATCAAGATCTTAGAAAAATTCGTCATGATTACAAAAATATGCTTTTGGGAATGAAAATTAATTCTAATCTAAATAAATCTAATAACGAATATCTGAGTAAGTTAATTGAATATACTAATAAATTGAATGATAAAAGTGTTATGAGATTTAATGATATTCGACAAATTAGAATCCCACCATTAAAATCCCTTATCATCGCAAAATTATCAGAAGCAGAAAAAAAGGATATAAACATAAAATTTGAATGTTTATATCCTATAAATGAAATTAACATTAATGAAATTGATTTAGTACGAACAGTTGGTATTTTAGCTGATAATGCGATAGAAGCGTCAAGTGAATCGGATGAGAAAATCTTTAATTGCTTTATATTGAGTAATAATTCAGGCATTGAAATAATAATGGAAAATTCTTTTTTAGGAAAATTGCCTTCTTTTAAGGATATAAATCAATATGGATATAGCAGTAAAGGTTCTAACAGAGGTATGGGGCTTTCTAATGTTAAAGAAATAGAGAAGCATAATCATAATATGGAATTAATAAATTATTCAGAAAATGGTTTATTTAAGTCTTCTATAATAATTAAGGAAGGATGA